A part of Rattus rattus isolate New Zealand chromosome 4, Rrattus_CSIRO_v1, whole genome shotgun sequence genomic DNA contains:
- the Hcls1 gene encoding hematopoietic lineage cell-specific protein — protein MWKSVVGHNVSVSVETQGDDWDTDPDFVNDISEKEQRWGAKTIEGSGRTEHINIHQLRNKVSEEHDILKKRELESGPKASHGYGGRFGVERDRMDKSAVGHEYVAEVEKHSSQTDAAKGFGGKYGVERDRADKSAVGFDYKGEVEKHASQKDYSHGFGGRYGVEKDKRDKAALGYDYKGETEKHESQRDYAKGFGGQYGIQKDRVDKSAVGFNEMEAPTTAYKKTTPIEAASSGARGLKAKFESMAEEKRKREEEEKAQQMARQQQERKAMVKMSREAQQPSVPVDEPAAPAPLPKKISSEVWPPAESHLPPQSEPVGSRREYPVPSLPTRQPPPQNPLEDYEEPPALPPRTPEGLQVVEEPVYEAAPEPEPEPEPEPDYEDVGELDRQDEEAEGDYEDVLEPEDTPSLSYQAGPSAGAGGAGISAVALYDYQGEGSDELSFDPDDVITDIEMVDEGWWRGRCHGHFGLFPANYVKLL, from the exons ATGTGGAAGTCTGTAGTGGGGCACAATGTTTCGGTTTCCGTGGAGACCCAGGGTGATGACTGGGACACAGACCCTGACTTTGTG AATGACATCTCTGAGAAGGAACAACGGTGGGGAGCCAAGACCATTGAGGGCTCTGGACGCACAGAGCATATCAA catccaccagctgaggaACAAAGTGTCGGAGGAGCATGACATTCTCAAGAAGAGAGAGCTGGAGTCGGGGCCTAAAGCCTCCCATGGCTATGGGGGTCGGTTTGGAGTGGAAAGAGACCGGATGGACAAG AGTGCCGTGGGCCACGAGTATGTTGCTGAAGTGGAGAAACACTCGTCTCAGACTGATGCCGCCAAAGGCTTTGGGGGCAAATATGGAGTTGAGAGGGACCGGGCAGACAAG TCAGCGGTGGGCTTTGACTACAAAGGAGAGGTGGAGAAGCACGCATCTCAGAAAG ATTACTCTCATGGCTTTGGTGGCCGCTACGGGGTGGAGAAGGATAAACGGGACAAAGCAGCTCTGGGATACGACTACAAGGGAGAGACGGAGAAGCACGAGTCTCAGCGAG ATTATGCCAAGGGCTTTGGTGGTCAATATGGAATCCAGAAAGACAGAGTGGATAAG AGTGCTGTTGGCTTCAATGAAATGGAGGCCCCAACCACGGCATATAAGAAGACGACACCCATAGAAGCTG CTTCCAGTGGTGCCCGTGGGCTGAAGGCAAAATTTGAGTCCATggctgaggagaagaggaagcgagaagaagaagagaaggcacAACAGATGgccaggcagcagcaggaacGAAAGGCTATGGTGAAGATGAGTCGTGAAGCTCAACAGCCATCCGTGCCTGTGGACGAGCCCGCGGCACCAGCCCCGTTGCCCAAGAAGATCTCCTCAGAG GTCTGGCCTCCAGCAGAGAGTCACCTACCACCACAGTCTGAGCCTGTAGGAAGTAGAAGAGAATACCCTGTGCCCTCTCTGCCCACGAGACAGCCTCCACCTCAGAATCCCCTCGAG GACTATGAGGAGCCCCCAGCTCTGCCCCCTAGGACTCCAGAAGGCCTCCAGGTGGTAGAAGAGCCAGTGTACGAAGCGGCACCCGAGCCCGAGCCGGAGCCCGAGCCCGAGCCTGACTATGAGGATGTTGGAGAGTTAGATCGGCAggatgaggaagcagagggagactaTGAGGATGTGCTGGAGCCCGAGGACACCCCTTCTCTGTCCTACCAGGCTG GACCCTCAGCCGGGGCTGGCGGTGCGGGGATCTCTGCTGTAGCCCTTTATGATTACCAAGGAG aggGAAGTGATGAGCTGTCCTTTGACCCAGATGACGTCATCACTGACATTGAGATGGTTGATGAAGGCTGGTGGCGGGGCCGATGTCATGGCCACTTTGGACTCTTTCCTGCAAACTATGTCAAGCTCCTCTGA
- the Fbxo40 gene encoding F-box only protein 40 has protein sequence MVTTAVLKRQEVSALKSTAGGHSTPLPLLTCLLCLCPHCVQGRARRPPPALHRHCEGCIDRHCRVPAEPSVSCLVISCHLLCGATFHMCKESEHTLLCPLEQVPCLNSEYGCPLSMARHKLAKHLQVCPASVVCCSMEWNRWPNVDSETVLHENIMKETPSEECLDTALALQDQKVLFRSLKMVELFPETRDATEEEPVMNGDTSWEETAGAVGGVDAGLVPNSCLPAMNGQTMELSQEERDALAKTKEGMDLDKFGKWESMFSKEHAASVLTGSSGKSEDKNENVSGKEQRSGDGSTGDAERRGPQESPKPQEPPTTIEMTGLAPWQDGVLERLKTAVDAKDYNMYLVHNGRMLIHFGQMPACTPKERDFVYGNLEAQEVKTVYTFKIPVSYCGKRARLGDAMLRCRPSEHKAVDTSDLGISVEDLPKSDLIKTTLQCALERELKGHVISESRSIDGLFMDLATQTYNFESEQFSSETVLADLLGATQPGGLHVELHSECVTRRHNKSSSAFTFTCNKFFRRDEFPLHFKNVHTDIQSCLNGWFQHRCPLAYLGCTFVQNHFRPPGQKAKVIYSQELKTFAIKPEVAPELSEKWKSDHLSGRDGKSLNSLTSLPLEVLQYIAGFLDSISLSQLSQVSVLMRNICATLLQERGMVLLQWKKKRYSHGGTSWKVHNQIWQFSSLFSKIKSWEFNDVTSMSEHLKTCPFNVVEHKTDPIRLTSMCQPQEQARESLVSTFRARPRGRHS, from the exons ATGG TTACCACTGCAGTCTTAAAGAGACAGGAGGTAAGTGCATTAAAATCCACTGCAGGAGGACACTCCACTCCCCTTCCCTTGCTCAcctgtcttctctgcctttgtCCCCACTGTGTCCAGGGCCGAGCACGCAGGCCTCCACCTGCGCTGCACAGGCACTGCGAGGGATGCATCGACCGCCACTGCCGTGTTCCAGCGGAGCCCAGCGTCTCCTGCCTGGTGATAAGCTGTCACCTGCTCTGTGGCGCTACCTTCCACATGTGCAAAGAGTCAGAGCATACACTCCTCTGCCCTCTGGAACAGGTTCCGTGCCTCAACTCTGAGTATGGCTGCCCGCTCTCCATGGCACGCCACAAACTGGCTAAGCACCTGCAGGTGTGCCCGGCCAGCGTGGTCTGCTGCTCCATGGAATGGAACCGCTGGCCAAACGTGGACTCGGAAACAGTCCTTCATGAGAACATCATGAAAGAGACCCCCAGCGAGGAGTGTTTGGATACAGCCCTGGCCCTCCAAGATCAGAAGGTTCTCTTCAGATCCTTGAAAATGGTAGAGCTTTTCCCAGAAACCAGAGACGCCACCGAGGAGGAGCCAGTCATGAATGGCGATACCAGTTGGGAGGAGACTGCGGGCGCAGTCGGGGGCGTGGATGCAGGGCTAGTACCAAACTCTTGTTTGCCGGCAATGAATGGGCAAACGATGGAGCTCAGTCAGGAGGAACGAGATGCATTGGCAAAAACCAAAGAAGGGATGGACCTGGACAAGTTTGGCAAGTGGGAAAGCATGTTCAGCAAGGAGCACGCAGCCTCTGTTTTAACAGGTTCCTCAGGGAAAAGTGAAGACAAGAATGAGAATGTGTCTGGGAAAGAGCAGCGCTCTGGTGATGGTAGCACAGGGGATGCAGAGAGAAGAGGACCACAGGAAAGCCCGAAGCCCCAGGAACCTCCCACCACCATTGAGATGACAGGGCTTGCTCCCTGGCAAGACGGCGTTCTGGAAAGACTAAAAACAGCGGTGGACGCCAAAGACTATAACATGTATCTGGTGCACAATGGGCGGATGCTCATCCACTTCGGGCAGATGCCTGCTTGTACGCCCAAGGAGAGAGACTTTGTTTACGGCAACCTCGAAGCTCAAGAAGTGAAGACGGTTTATACTTTCAAAATTCCCGTGAGCTACTGCGGGAAGCGAGCTCGCTTGGGAGACGCCATGTTGCGGTGCAGACCAAGTGAGCACAAGGCCGTGGATACTTCCGACTTGGGCATCTCCGTGGAGGACCTGCCCAAATCTGATCTCATCAAGACCACCCTCCAGTGTGCTTTGGAAAGAGAACTCAAAGGCCACGTCATCTCTGAGTCCAGGAGCATCGATGGACTCTTTATGGATCTCGCCACCCAAACATACAACTTTGAGTCAGAACAGTTTTCCTCAGAGACAGTGTTGGCTGACCTCCTAGGCGCTACCCAACCCGGGGGCCTGCATGTGGAGCTCCACAGTGAGTGTGTGACCAGAAGACACAACAAAAGCAGCTCAGCTTTTACTTTTACCTGCAACAAATTCTTCCGGAGGGATGAATTTCCCCTGCACTTCAAGAATGTCCACACCGACATTCAGTCGTGTCTCAATGGCTGGTTCCAGCATCGATGCCCCCTTGCCTACTTGGGATGTACATTTGTTCAAAACCACTTCCGCCCCCCTGGACAGAAAGCGAAAGTGATCTATAGTCAGGAGCTGAAGACCTTTGCCATCAAGCCAGAGGTTGCTCCGGAACTGAGTGAGAAATGGAAAAGCGACCATCTCTCAGGCCGCGATGGGAAAAGCCTGAATTCTCTAACCAGCCTGCCCTTGGAGGTTTTGCAATACATTGCTGGGTTTCTGGACAGCATCAGCCTGTCCCAGCTATCCCAGGTATCCGTACTGATGAGGAACATCTGTGCAACGTTGTTGCAAGAGAGAGGGATGGTCCTCTTGCAATGGAAGAAGAAGAGGTATTCTCATGGAGGCACCTCCTGGAAAGTCCACAATCAG ATCTGGCAGTTCAGCAGCCTCTTCTCAAAAATCAAGAGCTGGGAGTTTAATGACGTCACCTCCATGTCCGAACACCTGAAAACCTGTCCTTTCAATGTCGTGGAGCATAAGACTGACCCCATTCGTCTGACCAGCATGTGCCAGCCCCAAGAGCAGGCCAGGGAGAGCTTAGTGTCCACGTTTAGGGCCCGACCGCGGGGAAGACACTCTTAA